In a single window of the Pseudoxanthomonas sp. F37 genome:
- a CDS encoding calcium-dependent protein kinase 21, translating into MRARLLVLAIAIAIACLPYAARAQVTATGDYLARMDADRDGRVSLAEYQAWMSYAFEGMDRNRDGTLSVDELPGGRGRPITREAHLAQLAERFRRQDVDRNGFLSERELAAPPQ; encoded by the coding sequence ATGCGTGCCCGCCTGCTCGTCCTCGCCATCGCCATCGCCATCGCCTGTCTGCCGTACGCCGCGCGGGCCCAGGTCACGGCCACCGGCGATTACCTGGCGCGGATGGACGCCGACCGCGACGGGCGCGTCAGCCTGGCCGAGTACCAGGCCTGGATGAGCTATGCCTTCGAGGGCATGGACCGCAACCGCGACGGCACGTTGTCGGTGGATGAGCTGCCTGGGGGGCGCGGCAGGCCCATCACCCGCGAGGCGCATCTGGCCCAGCTGGCCGAGCGCTTCCGCCGCCAGGACGTGGACCGCAATGGCTTTCTCAGCGAACGGGAACTGGCGGCGCCGCCGCAGTAG
- a CDS encoding tautomerase family protein, translated as MPLVTLTVRKPKDAAFKSSVLDAVHAALVASGVPPTDRFQRVLELSDEDFRYDPGYPDVAGVRGEDFVLIEILWSAGRSVKVKKALLADLMQRLQAAGRDPENVMVCFKETTWENWAFAGGRLIHT; from the coding sequence ATGCCCCTGGTCACGCTCACTGTCCGCAAACCGAAGGACGCGGCCTTCAAGTCGTCCGTGCTCGACGCGGTGCATGCCGCGCTGGTCGCGTCCGGCGTGCCCCCCACCGACCGCTTCCAGCGTGTGCTGGAACTGTCGGACGAAGACTTCCGCTACGACCCGGGATACCCGGATGTCGCCGGCGTGCGTGGCGAGGACTTCGTCCTGATCGAGATCCTGTGGTCGGCCGGGCGCAGCGTGAAGGTGAAGAAGGCGCTGCTGGCCGACCTGATGCAGCGGTTGCAGGCCGCGGGACGGGATCCGGAGAATGTCATGGTCTGCTTCAAGGAGACGACGTGGGAGAACTGGGCGTTCGCCGGTGGCCGCCTGATCCACACCTGA